A window of Maioricimonas rarisocia genomic DNA:
ACGGCGGACCTCCGCCGACATCCGCTGATCCAATACCAGGTTGATCGATCTTCCATGCCGACCATTAACCAGTTGGTCCGCAAACCGCGGAAAAAGCAGTACGCCAAGAGCAAGACCCCCCTGCTGGAATCCTGCCCGCAGAGGCGCGGCGTGTGCCTGCAGGTGCGGACCATGACGCCCAAAAAGCCGAACTCCGCTCTGCGGAAAGTCGCCCGTGTGCGTCTGTCCAACGGCAAGGAACTCACGGCGTATATTCCCGGCGAAGGTCACAACCTTCAGGAGCACTCCATTGTGCTCGTCCGTGGCGGTCGTGTCCGCGACCTCCCCGGTGTTCGCTACAAGGTGATTCGCGGCGTGCTGGATACCCTCGGCGTTCAGGATCGTCGCCAGGCCCGCAGCCGTTATGGTGCCAAGCGGCCCAAGTAGGTTTCCGTCAGTCTGGGCCGGCATGTAACGCCGGGGCGGCGGTACCGGTTGTGATAGTGTCAGAAAAGCAGGTCAGTACAACAGATGGCGAAGCGGTTCACAGCCA
This region includes:
- the rpsL gene encoding 30S ribosomal protein S12 translates to MPTINQLVRKPRKKQYAKSKTPLLESCPQRRGVCLQVRTMTPKKPNSALRKVARVRLSNGKELTAYIPGEGHNLQEHSIVLVRGGRVRDLPGVRYKVIRGVLDTLGVQDRRQARSRYGAKRPK